CTGCTTGGATAGCCGCACCAACGTCGCCCAAACGCGCGCCGTTTTTGACCACGCTCATGCCAGCATATAGTGCGTCTTGTGCTACTTTGCAGATACGCTGCGCCATGATAGAGCCATTGCCGACGATCCACATTTTTGAGGTATCACCATAATAGCCATCTTTAATCACGGTCACATCGATATTGATGATGTCGCCGTCTTTTAGCAATTTATTTTCGGATGGAATACCATGACAAACCACGTGGTTAATCGAGGTGCAGATAGATTTTGGAAAACCATTGTAATTAAGCGGTGCAGGAATAGCTTGTTGCACATTAACGATATAATCATGGGCAATTTGGTTCAGTGCTTCAGTACTGATGCCCACTCTGACATGCTCATCAAGCATCACAAGGACATCGCTGGCAAGTTTACCAGCCACGCGCATTTTTTCTATGGCTTCAGGAGATTGAATAAGAGATTTTTTAGTCATCATCGTCGTACTTATAGTTATAGAATTTAGGTCATCAATTATAGCATAAACGCACAAGTTGCTGCTTGAATGCAAGTTATTGAATATTTCAATCGTATTGATATTAAATGACTTTATATACGCTAATGTGACTATATAGTCACTAGGATAGGGCTGCTAATGTCAAAAAAAAGTTGAATGTTACAGAGTATATAAGTATTGTAATTTTGTTCGCTAAATGATTTAGCAGACCTCTTTATAGCTTTGTGCAGGATGCAAGAGATAAGGCAATATAAAGATAGAATCACGTTTACAATAACAAGGATGTTGTTATGACTCTAAAACCTTCTCTGCGCGCTGTGCTCACGCCGAGCGCATTTTTACCGTCATTAGGTGCCATTGTCACCGGTGCGCTTTTGATGACTATGCAAGCCACCTCTGCTCAGGCGGCTGGACA
The window above is part of the Psychrobacter cryohalolentis K5 genome. Proteins encoded here:
- the map gene encoding type I methionyl aminopeptidase gives rise to the protein MTKKSLIQSPEAIEKMRVAGKLASDVLVMLDEHVRVGISTEALNQIAHDYIVNVQQAIPAPLNYNGFPKSICTSINHVVCHGIPSENKLLKDGDIINIDVTVIKDGYYGDTSKMWIVGNGSIMAQRICKVAQDALYAGMSVVKNGARLGDVGAAIQAVVEPERFSIVREFCGHGISNEFHHEPQVMHYGQKGTGFELKTGMTFTIEPMINEGKWQTKILPDEWTAITKDRKLSAQWEHTMVVTDNGCEVFTTRPEEDLSFLTQ